Proteins encoded together in one Anopheles darlingi chromosome 3, idAnoDarlMG_H_01, whole genome shotgun sequence window:
- the LOC125956113 gene encoding uncharacterized protein LOC125956113 produces the protein MIRDPGGTSPNENLDSPPSPKYDRIAIQGRPSLDDTEIPLDMTVRRKDSSDGMQGSPPPGSDLATGQDAPINLNVRPSVITKAPPPPIKKRISHMHTNGEIVLKSTVRTTNASGPDSTPIVNLSTAHCDVSIEEHFRRSLGPTYSSIYGDKQPPVAPQQQQQGTLKLLTKSTVATLPHEIHAGHPVNHPLPVQLLLQKPLDTVTEQQLPMVASGTASRASMRNHSSSSISSSSSISSSSSISSNLSNTSNSSSNNSTSNSGIRAVALDTIELKLSSDPAPPVPLVPATVLPPSPGAPSPAVLNAAAISLAPSPKQQQHAPPPAPNSPVSLTTVSLASSSPSSSLASSPAPFLSLQPQQQQQQQPKRADSGEEVDDHFAKALGDTWKKIQENKMNL, from the exons ATGATTCGCGATCCTGGGGGTACCAGTCCGAACGAGAACCTAG ATTCCCCACCGTCACCAAAGTATGATCGAATAGCTATACAGGGCAGACCGTCGCTGGACGATACGGAAATACCGCTGGATATGACGGTGCGGCGTAAAGACTCGTCCGATGGTATGCAGGGATCACCACCGCCCGGAAGTGATCTCGCAACGGGCCAGGATGCACCGATCAATCTGAACGTTCGCCCCAGCGTCATAACGaaagcaccaccgccgccgatcAAGAAGCGCATCAGCCATATGCACACCAACG GAGAAATTGTGCTCAAAAGTACCGTCCGGACGACTAATGCCAGTGGACCCGACTCTACGCCCATCGTTAACCTGTCTACGGCACATTGTGATGTTTCGATCGAGGAGCACTTCCGCCGATCGCTGGGTCCAACCTATAGCTCAATCTATGGCGATAAGCAGCCACCAGTAgccccgcagcagcaacagcaggggaCGCTCAAATTACTGACTAAAAGCACAGTAGCAACGCTTCCGCACGAGATACACGCTGGCCATCCGGTTAACCATCCACTACCGGTACAACTGTTGCTACAGAAGCCGCTGGATACGGTCACGGAGCAGCAGTTGCCGATGGTGGCATCGGGTACTGCGAGCAGAGCCAGCATGCGGaaccacagtagcagcagtattaGCTCTAGCTCTTCgatcagctccagcagcagcatttccaGTAACCTCAGCAataccagcaacagtagcagcaacaacagcaccagtaacAGCGGCATCAGGGCGGTGGCACTCGATACGATCGAGCTGAAGCTCTCTAGCGATCCGGCACCACCCGTTCCGCTCGTACCGGCCACTGTGCTTCCACCTTCGCCCGGTGCTCCCTCACCGGCCGTCCTGAATGCGGCCGCGATCTCGCTTGCACCATCaccgaaacagcagcagcacgcaccaccaccggcaccgaactcGCCGGTCTCGCTGACCACCGTTTCGCTCGCCTCTTCGTCGCCGTCCTCGTCGCTCGCTTCCTCACCCGCACCGTTCCTTTCActgcaaccgcaacagcagcagcagcaacagccaaaaCGGGCCGATTCCGGTGAGGAGGTCGACGATCATTTCGCAAAAGCACTGGGTGATACTTGGAAAAAGATTCAGGAGAACAAGATGAACTTGTAA